Part of the Spiribacter salinus M19-40 genome, CCGTGGCGTTCGCTAGCCCACCGGCACGGTCTGCGCCTCGGTAAATTCAAAAAGCCCTTCAAGGCCGCCCTCACGGCCGTAGCCGGACTGCTTCATGCCCCCGAAAGGCGCTTCGGGGGTCGGCCCCGTCCCTGTGTTCAGTGCGGCATGCCCAAAGCGCAGGCGCTCGATCACGCGCTGGCCACGTCCTTGGTCTGCAGTGAACACATAGGAGGCCAGGCCAAAATCGGTGTCGTTGGCCATGCGCACGACCTCCGGCTCATCAGCGAAGGTGATCAGCGGCACGAGTGGCCCGAATGTTTCCTCCCGATAGCAAGCGGCATCCGAAGGCACATCCAGCAGGACGGTCGGGGGGTAGAAGGTACCGGGCAGGCCTTCTGCATCCGCGCGCGCCATCTCGCGAGCGCCCCTGGCAACAGCATCGTCCACATGGCGGGTGACTTTGGCGACCGCGTTCTCATCAATGAGTGGACCGAGCTGGGTGCCTGGCTTCATGCCATCGCCGACGACCAGCCCGTTGACGCGTTCGGCGAGCTTTTCTGCAAACGCCTCGGCAACGCCTGCCTGCACAAAGATTCGGTTGGCGCACACGCAGGTCTGGCCGCCACCGCGGAATTTATTGATCATGAGCTGATCAGCGGCATGGTCCAGGTCCGCGTCATCAAAGATGATGTAAGGCGCGTTACCGCCCAGCTCCAGGGTCAGGCGCTTGATGCCGGGTGCGGCTTGGCGGATCAGCTCTCGACCGATTTCTGTTGAGCCCGTAAAGCTGATGACCCGCACGCTCGGCGCGTCGAACAGGGCCTGGCTGATGGGCGCAGATGAGCCCATGACCAGGTTGACTTTGCCGGCCGGCAGCCCGACTTCGCGGTCAAGCAGGGCGAACAGCGCGATCATGGTCAATGGCGTTTTGGAAGACGGTTTGATCACACTGGGGCAGTCTGCCGCGATGGCGGCAGACAGTTTCTTGGCGATCATGCCGATCGGGAAGTTCCACGGTGTGACCAATCCCACGACGCCTGCCGGGCGATGATGCACGGTCCAGGTGCAGTCCCGCGGATGCTCTTCAAGGGTGCGCGGTGCAAGGGCATGAACGTTTTTGGCCGCGTAGCGGAAAAAGCCGGCGGCATAGTCAGCCTCGCCCGTCGCCTCAGCCAGTGGCTTGCCATGCTCCATGCACAGGATGCGGCCAATTTCCTCACGATGGGTCGTCAGGGCGTCGGCAATGGCTTCCAGCCAGTGGCGGCGCTGGTCCAGGTCAGCGGGTTGTTCAAAGGCCGCCTCCGCTGCGGCGATGGCGCGCTCGGTCTCAGCGCCGCCCATTGAAGCGACGTCAGCAAGATGACCGTTGTCCACCGGGTTGGTGACTGGCAGCGTTTTGCCACTGTCGGCCATGACCCACTGACCATTGATGTAACCGCCCAGGGCGGGGAGCAGTGGAGATTCGATCATTTCAAGCCTCGCTATCGATTCGTTGTTGAGGGGACAAACCCATGCGTCTTGTCCACCAGGTTGTTGAGCGCGTCACCAGCCGCCCAGCGCCGATAATTGGTGATGAACTGCTCGGACAAGGCCCGCTTCCAGCCAATGAAGTCGCCAGCCATATGCGCAGAAATCGCAACATTGGGCAGGTCCCAAAGGGGGTGTTGGGCCGGCAGGGGCTCCTGCTCAAAGACATCCAGCGCGGCACCGTCGATCTCGCCGTCCTGCAGCGCTGACACCAGATCGGCCGTGCGCACGATCGGGCCACGGCCAATGTTAATCAGACGCGCGCTGCTGGCCATGGCCTGGAATTCAGCGGCCCCGAACAAGCCCTCGGTGTCCGGCGTCAGCGGGGCGGCAATCACAACGAAGTCGTAGTCGGAAAGTACCGAGATCAGATCGGCCTGGGCATAGATGGCGCCGAAGTCGTTATCTCCAGGTCGAGCACCGCGGCCGATACCATCTACCGCCATACCCATGGCGCCACAGATCTGAGCAATCTGTCGGCCAATCGACCCCGCCCCCACAACCAGTACCGTGCGTCCAGTCACGGGTTCGGTCTCCCGGTGGTGCCATTCATGGCGCTGCTGCAAACGCTGGTTCTCGGCGAAGTCCTTACAAAAGGCGATGATTTGCCCCAGCACGTACTCGGCAATGCAGCGGTCGAAAATACCCCGGGCATTCGTTACTGGGATTGAACTCTCGCGCACCTCGGCTGTTAGCAGGGCATCGACCCCGGCACTCGTCGCGTGAATCCACTGCAGGCTGTCCGCCGCAGACCACGCCTCTGAAATCGCGTTGGTGCGGAAGTCGGTTACGCAAAGAACCTGCGCCCCGGGCAGCGCCGCCCGAAGCTGGGCGCCATTCTCGGCAACGAGCAGTTCTGCCTCGCCGGATAGGGCCTCGAGGCCATCCGGCAGTCCTTCGCCAGGGGCCGTCAGAATGACGATTTTTGGCGGTTGTTCGGCCATGACTGAGCGTCCCAGAGAGTCGCTGATAATGGAGCGGACGGTACCCACCCCTGCCATACCCCGTCAACTGCGCCAGAATGGGCTCTCAAGGGGGTTGACCGGTTTTCTTCCGAGGGCTAGCTTCGCGGTGTTACGCAGCAGTTCTTTTCATCGCGGCGCAAAGGGGCGAAACGCATGGTCAATCCGGTGGAGATGGAGCAGGGCGATCAGGCTGAGGCACCGCTGTTCAGTCCTTCCCTTCAGGCGATTCCGATGCCCGGCATCCGGCGGATGATTAACACGGCAGCCGGCATGGATGACGTGATCCATCTGTCGATCGGCCAACCGGACTTCCCAACGCCCCCGCATATCGTCGAGGCACACATCGACGCGCTGCGTGAGGGCAAGACCGGCTACACGATGGATGCGGGGCTGCCGGAGCTGCTCTCCGAGCTTGCGCGCTATTACAGCAAGCGCTATGACCGCGAGCTCACCGAAGACAACTTCCTGGTCACCACGGGAGCCACCGAGGCGATGTACCTTGCGCTGACGGCCACGGCGGCGCCGGGCCGGCAGTTCATCGTCACTGACCCCACATTCTTGCTGTATGCGCCGCTCATCCGAATGAATGGCGGCGAGGTGAAGGTCATCCCGACGCGGCCGGAGCATGGCCATCAGATCGACCCGCAGGAGGTGATCGATGCCATTGGCATGCGGACCTTCGCGATCGTGCTCAATTCACCGAGCAATCCCAGTGGGGCCGTCTATCCGCGGGAGACGATCGAGGCCATTGTCCAGGAGGCAGCTTACCGAGGCGTCTATGTGTTCGCTGACGAAGTCTACGATCACATCCTCCTTGAGGAGGGCATGGAGTTCCCGAGTGTCATTAACTGCACCTCGGATCTGGATCACGTGATGTCGATCTCGAGCTTCTCGAAGACGTTCAGCATGGCGGGCTTTCGGATTGGGTGGATGATCTCCAGCCAGGGGGCCATTAAAAAGCTGCGGCGCTACCACATGTTCACCACCACCGTGGCAAGCACGCCAGCGCAGTGGGCGGGCGTAGCGGCCTTGCAGGGGGACATGGCCTGCGTGGACGAGATGAATGCCGAGTATCGGCGCCGGCGTGATCGAATTGTGGAGATGGTGAGCGAGACGCCCCATCTGACGGGGTATGTGCCACAGGGGGCGTTCTATATCTTCCCCTCACTGCCACCGCGCACGGATGCCACTGACCTGTCATTGCGGATGCTCGCGGAGACCGGGGTGTGCGTGATTCCGGGTGATGCCTTTGGGGATACCTGCCGCAATGCGATTCGTATCAGTTTCTCCAATTCCATGGAAAATATTGAAGAGGCGTTCGCGCGCATGCAGCCCTGGCTCGCGCAGCAGAAATTCTAGTCGTCGAGCCACTGGACGCGGTAGAGATCCAGACGCCGGTCTTTGGCGTTCTGGACCGAGCCCTCGGCACGCAGTTGCTTTAACTTGTCCATATCCAGGTCCACGACCAGGGTCATCTCGGTGTTGGGCGTGGACTCCGAGACAATCCCGTCGTGGGGGAAGGCGAAATCCGACGGTGAGAACACCGCCGCCTGGGCATACTGAATTTCGATATTTTCGACACGCGGCAGGTTGCCCACGCTGCCGGTGATGGCGACGTAGCACTCGTTCTCAATTGCCCGGGCCTGGGCGCAGCGCCGGACCCGTAGGTAGGCGTTTTTGGTGTCGGTCCAGAACGGCACGAATAGAATCTGCATGCCTTGATCCGCCAGTAGCCGGCAGGCCTCCGGGAATTCCACGTCGTAGCACACGAGGATGCCGATTTTCCCAACATCGGTGTCAAAGGCCTTGAGCTGATCACCCCCTTGTACGCCCCAGTAGAAACGCTCATCCGGGGTGGCGTGGAGCTTGTAGTGTTGATCGACGGTGCCATCGCGCCGGCAGAGATAGGCCACGTTATAGAGGACGTTGTCGTCATACACCGGCATGGAGCCGGCGATGATATTGATGTTGTAGCTCACGGCCATGCGGCTCATCGCATCGGTAATTTCACCGGTGTACTGGGCGAGCCCGCGCATCGCTTCGGCCGGGTCTTCCTGATTGAACTGGGCGAGCAATGGCGCGTTGAACAGCTCAGGGAACAGGATGAAGTCGCAGTTGTAGCCCGCCATGGCATCGACAAAGAACTCGATGTTGCTCATCAAGTCTTCGAAGTTCGTTACGCGGCGCATCTGCCATTGCACCGTGCCGACTCGAACCGTGGACTTACGTCCGCCGATGAGCGGCGTACGGGCGCTTTCGTAGAAAATATTGTCCCATTGCAGGAGCGTGGCATACGCCATGGACTCCTCGTCCTCGGGCAAGTAGGCCGTGATGACGCGGCGGACGTGGAAATCATTGGCGAGCTGAAAGGAGAGGATCGGGTCGTAGAGCTCGCGGCGCTTGACCAGATCGATGTACTCCTCGGGCTTCATCTCTGCGGCGTGCTCCTGGTAGCCCGGCATCCGCCCCCCGGCAACGATGGCGCGCAGGCTCAAGCTGCGGCAGAGCTCTTTGCGGGCGTCGTAGAGTCGCCGGCCCAGCCGCATGCCGCGATACTCTGGGTCGACGAAAATGTCGACGCCGTAGAGCACATCCCCGTTGGGATCATGATGGGTTAAAAAGCCGTTGCTGGTGATCTCGTTGTATTTGTGACGATCCCCGAAGCGGTCGTAATCCACAATCATCGAGATGGCGCCCGCCACGACCCGGCCGTTGTCTTCAATGCAGATTTGGCCTTCCGGGAAGCGGTTGATCTGCGCACTGAACTGCTTGCGGGTCCAGGCGCCGCCCAGATCGGGATAGACCTGATCCATGATGTGCTTAACATCCGGGTGGTCGGAGAGCCGGAGGTGGCGCAGGCGGAGCCGGTGCTCCTCGCCGCTGGTCTCGTGTTCACTCATGGCCAGAAGGATATCATGGGGGTGAAACGGGTCAGAGCGCGAAGACCTGACAAAGAAGGAGAAT contains:
- a CDS encoding D-2-hydroxyacid dehydrogenase, whose translation is MAEQPPKIVILTAPGEGLPDGLEALSGEAELLVAENGAQLRAALPGAQVLCVTDFRTNAISEAWSAADSLQWIHATSAGVDALLTAEVRESSIPVTNARGIFDRCIAEYVLGQIIAFCKDFAENQRLQQRHEWHHRETEPVTGRTVLVVGAGSIGRQIAQICGAMGMAVDGIGRGARPGDNDFGAIYAQADLISVLSDYDFVVIAAPLTPDTEGLFGAAEFQAMASSARLINIGRGPIVRTADLVSALQDGEIDGAALDVFEQEPLPAQHPLWDLPNVAISAHMAGDFIGWKRALSEQFITNYRRWAAGDALNNLVDKTHGFVPSTTNR
- a CDS encoding NAD-dependent succinate-semialdehyde dehydrogenase yields the protein MIESPLLPALGGYINGQWVMADSGKTLPVTNPVDNGHLADVASMGGAETERAIAAAEAAFEQPADLDQRRHWLEAIADALTTHREEIGRILCMEHGKPLAEATGEADYAAGFFRYAAKNVHALAPRTLEEHPRDCTWTVHHRPAGVVGLVTPWNFPIGMIAKKLSAAIAADCPSVIKPSSKTPLTMIALFALLDREVGLPAGKVNLVMGSSAPISQALFDAPSVRVISFTGSTEIGRELIRQAAPGIKRLTLELGGNAPYIIFDDADLDHAADQLMINKFRGGGQTCVCANRIFVQAGVAEAFAEKLAERVNGLVVGDGMKPGTQLGPLIDENAVAKVTRHVDDAVARGAREMARADAEGLPGTFYPPTVLLDVPSDAACYREETFGPLVPLITFADEPEVVRMANDTDFGLASYVFTADQGRGQRVIERLRFGHAALNTGTGPTPEAPFGGMKQSGYGREGGLEGLFEFTEAQTVPVG
- a CDS encoding bifunctional GNAT family N-acetyltransferase/carbon-nitrogen hydrolase family protein, translated to MSEHETSGEEHRLRLRHLRLSDHPDVKHIMDQVYPDLGGAWTRKQFSAQINRFPEGQICIEDNGRVVAGAISMIVDYDRFGDRHKYNEITSNGFLTHHDPNGDVLYGVDIFVDPEYRGMRLGRRLYDARKELCRSLSLRAIVAGGRMPGYQEHAAEMKPEEYIDLVKRRELYDPILSFQLANDFHVRRVITAYLPEDEESMAYATLLQWDNIFYESARTPLIGGRKSTVRVGTVQWQMRRVTNFEDLMSNIEFFVDAMAGYNCDFILFPELFNAPLLAQFNQEDPAEAMRGLAQYTGEITDAMSRMAVSYNINIIAGSMPVYDDNVLYNVAYLCRRDGTVDQHYKLHATPDERFYWGVQGGDQLKAFDTDVGKIGILVCYDVEFPEACRLLADQGMQILFVPFWTDTKNAYLRVRRCAQARAIENECYVAITGSVGNLPRVENIEIQYAQAAVFSPSDFAFPHDGIVSESTPNTEMTLVVDLDMDKLKQLRAEGSVQNAKDRRLDLYRVQWLDD
- a CDS encoding pyridoxal phosphate-dependent aminotransferase codes for the protein MVNPVEMEQGDQAEAPLFSPSLQAIPMPGIRRMINTAAGMDDVIHLSIGQPDFPTPPHIVEAHIDALREGKTGYTMDAGLPELLSELARYYSKRYDRELTEDNFLVTTGATEAMYLALTATAAPGRQFIVTDPTFLLYAPLIRMNGGEVKVIPTRPEHGHQIDPQEVIDAIGMRTFAIVLNSPSNPSGAVYPRETIEAIVQEAAYRGVYVFADEVYDHILLEEGMEFPSVINCTSDLDHVMSISSFSKTFSMAGFRIGWMISSQGAIKKLRRYHMFTTTVASTPAQWAGVAALQGDMACVDEMNAEYRRRRDRIVEMVSETPHLTGYVPQGAFYIFPSLPPRTDATDLSLRMLAETGVCVIPGDAFGDTCRNAIRISFSNSMENIEEAFARMQPWLAQQKF